AGAAAGGGAACAAGGAGAGGAACAAAGAAAGggagacaaggagaggagacaaggagggGAACGAagcaaagagaagaaagaaggagatgagaggaaacatgacaaggagaggagacaaggagaggaaACACAGAAAGTAAACAGGAAAGGAGACGAAAAtaggagacaaggagaggaaaagagacaaTACAAGCAGAGAAAACGAAGGGGAATAAGGGCGTGAAAGGAGACAAGAGcaggagaaaagaaagggaacaaggagaggagaggaggaaatgaggaaaccgtgcatgcgtgtgtgtgtgtacctggttGCGTCGTGCGTTGCGGCTGGGCGGGGCTCTCATGGCCGCCGTGAGCGACTTGCTGGGGGAGGGGCTTCAaaccaagaagaaaaaaaggtgtcagATGTCGTCATGGCAACATCAGGtattcataaacacattttttctggctGCGTCGTATCAAACAGGTAAAAACTACGGCGTGTTCCTTTAAATCGTGCGCGCTCACCTGGGGGACGGCCCCGCGGAGGAGGCGGCCGAGGTGACGCCGCTCTCTGCTTCGGCGTCTCCTCCGCCGTTGATGGTCCCTGCTGCTGACATCACTGCTGACATCATGGCGTTGATGGAGGACaggtctcctcctccttcagctcccatgattcctcctcctcctcctcctcctcctcctcctcggtcTCCGTTCTGTAGCTTCTCTCCTCCGCTCGCCGTCTCCTCCATCGCTCCGTTGATTGCTGCATCGTGAAATTTCAGGTTGTAATTGCGTCTCTATTTTTCAGGCTTAAACGTGTCAAACGTGACGGCGGTCTGGCGCGTACCTTTGAGGTTACTGTGCGTTTTCTCCTCCGTGAGCTCCTCCTCGTTTACTGCGTCTCGCTGCTCCTCTGTGCagttttccatcactgctgaaaaacaaaatcaacaacaaaatttACTCAGAAAGTTCACAACTCTACGTTTTTTAGTGTATTAGTCAACGTAAAGAGCTTATCGAGCAGTGATACACAACTtatggcctgcgggccaaatctggcccctgataaggTGCTGTGTGGCCCCCCAACCGCTTTGTATAATCACAGGaacgtccaaaaatcttagaaatgtcctaaaatccaagatacctcctaaaattctagaaattacctaaaatcttagaaatgaaAGTTTATTTCAGAAAGTAAGTCCGAAAATCTGAGACATGTTTAAAATCCAAAGGAATTTCTAAAGTCccggaaatgtccaaaaatcctacaaatgtcctaaaatctgaaagatgtccaaaaagcccaaaaaacctacaaatggcattaaaatcatagaaatgttgtgaaatcctaaaaatgtcctaaaatctaaagcATGTccgaaaatctgagaaaagtcccaaaatcctacacacctcCTAATGTCCcagaaatgttcaaaatctgagaaatgtcccaaaatcctacaaatgtcctttaGTCCTCACATAAATCAGTCAAaaatgaaacctgagcaaacggCCTTAAATTCAggtcttttctgtattttctgaacATTTGGGTTTCCGCGAGGACACATTTATTGTCCTCGTCTCTTATCAGCAGCATCCTCAGCTGCTCCCTGTGACGTGATGCGAGACGGCGGAGGACGGCGGCCGTGGCCTTCGATCTATAAGTGAGCAGCAGGTTTGGCTAAGTGCCGACTGGACGAGAGGGGACAAAATATAAAGTTTACAACGCTCACACCTGTCGCTGCACACGGCCGAGACACACAGAGCCAACGCGTGTGTTCATGGAGAGACGAGGGACAAAAAGAGTGTTTGAGAGGGAAAGGTgagaatatt
This genomic window from Plectropomus leopardus isolate mb unplaced genomic scaffold, YSFRI_Pleo_2.0 unplaced_scaffold13779, whole genome shotgun sequence contains:
- the LOC121964041 gene encoding dachshund homolog 1-like, with product VMENCTEEQRDAVNEEELTEEKTHSNLKAINGAMEETASGGEKLQNGDRGGGGGGGGGGIMGAEGGGDLSSINAMMSAVMSAAGTINGGGDAEAESGVTSAASSAGPSPSPSPSKSLTAAMRAPPSRNARRNQVHTHTH